Part of the Streptomyces antimycoticus genome, CAACGTCATCGTCACCGGCGACGGGCTGGTGAAGGTCATCGACTTCGGGATCGCCGGGTTCGTCCAGGCCGCGTTCACCGTGGCGCGCTCCTCCCAACTGACCCCGGCCGGAACGCCGGAGTTCGGCGCACCGGAGCAGTTCCTCACGGAACGCGGCGACGAACGCTCCGACCTGTACGCACTCGGTGGGATGCTCTTCGCGATGCTCGCCGGCCGGC contains:
- a CDS encoding protein kinase domain-containing protein; translation: MAIASSVCAALEAAHRAQVIHYDIKPHNVIVTGDGLVKVIDFGIAGFVQAAFTVARSSQLTPAGTPEFGAPEQFLTERGDERSDLYALGGMLFAMLAGRPPFTGHNSIAVVRRKLDEEAPPSTRSAPACRRR